In Rubrivirga marina, the following are encoded in one genomic region:
- a CDS encoding GAF domain-containing sensor histidine kinase codes for MVLTETTPLGRPAESPETTLARLRRLLDVSVALNAYGDTSRLLDYIAQTTTDVLDCEAASILLFDEVTGALRFEAATGVAGSTLVGTEVPLLGSLAGTTFRENRILYAADTDADARHHKATDRRTGFATRSLVGVPMRIDGSPVGVLQALNPRREAFDRADAEALLIVASQAAVAIRNARHEAALRRAHDRLSELDRLKTDFMAIASHELRTPITAVQGFGAILAEEVRGDLHGFAAAVVKAGDRMMDVVETIDVMAELRARTGVHPGALTSLAGVLRDAAAEWAPHAEIALPPGPLLVEGDGRRLRLAFRNLLRNAVQFSAPDGPVRLGAEVAHAEVRVAVADEGRGLDTRDLERVFEAYVQVSDPDHRDHEGLGVGLTVARAVVLQHGGRLWAESPGPGRGATFHARLPLAAA; via the coding sequence ATGGTCCTCACAGAGACCACCCCGCTCGGCCGGCCAGCCGAGTCGCCCGAGACGACCCTCGCCCGGCTCCGCCGCCTCCTCGACGTCAGCGTCGCGCTCAACGCCTACGGCGACACGTCCCGGCTGCTCGACTACATCGCCCAGACGACGACCGACGTCCTCGACTGCGAGGCCGCCTCGATCCTCCTGTTCGACGAGGTCACGGGTGCGCTCCGGTTCGAGGCCGCGACGGGGGTCGCCGGGTCGACGCTCGTCGGAACCGAGGTCCCGCTTCTCGGCAGCTTGGCCGGCACGACGTTCCGAGAGAACCGGATCCTCTACGCCGCCGACACCGACGCCGATGCCCGCCACCACAAGGCGACCGACCGGCGCACCGGCTTCGCCACGCGCTCGCTGGTCGGCGTCCCGATGCGGATCGACGGGAGTCCCGTCGGCGTGCTCCAGGCGCTGAATCCCCGCCGCGAGGCGTTCGACCGGGCCGACGCCGAGGCCCTCCTCATCGTCGCGTCTCAGGCGGCCGTCGCGATCCGGAACGCGCGCCACGAGGCGGCGCTCCGCCGGGCCCACGACCGGCTTTCCGAGCTCGACCGGCTCAAGACCGACTTCATGGCCATCGCCTCCCACGAGCTCCGGACGCCGATCACGGCGGTCCAGGGCTTCGGGGCGATCCTCGCCGAGGAGGTCCGCGGCGACCTCCACGGGTTCGCCGCCGCCGTCGTCAAGGCCGGCGACCGGATGATGGACGTCGTCGAGACCATCGACGTGATGGCCGAGCTCCGCGCGAGGACGGGCGTCCACCCCGGCGCGCTGACGTCCCTGGCGGGCGTCCTGCGGGACGCCGCCGCCGAGTGGGCGCCGCACGCCGAGATCGCCCTCCCGCCCGGACCGCTCCTCGTGGAGGGCGACGGCCGCCGACTCCGGCTCGCGTTCCGCAACCTCCTCCGCAACGCCGTGCAGTTCTCGGCCCCCGACGGCCCCGTCCGCCTCGGCGCCGAGGTGGCCCACGCCGAGGTCCGTGTCGCCGTCGCCGACGAGGGGCGTGGCCTTGACACCCGCGACCTCGAGCGGGTCTTCGAGGCGTACGTCCAGGTCTCGGACCCCGACCACCGCGACCACGAGGGGCTCGGCGTCGGGCTGACGGTCGCCCGCGCGGTCGTGCTCCAGCACGGGGGGCGGCTCTGGGCGGAGAGCCCAGGGCCCGGCCGCGGCGCCACGTTCCACGCCCGGCTCCCGCTGGCCGCCGCCTAG
- a CDS encoding App1 family protein, producing MPNPFLSALVAAERAVDHSVSRIRRRFGLWDDLHVLPYHGLGRPDRVRLLGRVLDDEEVDHEGALTRWESVRLNARRFLSDEVPHARLAVTLGRRTVEVTTDDDGFYDLDLAADLPDGPLWREAVVRLLEPAEADRPAPEVVHRFQVPPPGARFVLVSDLDDTVVRTGATDKIRFARVVMLNNATTREVFPGVGAWYRALGEEGGVATNPVVYLSSSPWNLYRQFVGTLEHRDVPPGAVYLKNFGVDPGVFIKSGHLDHKLARIREVLSFYPDLPAVLVGDSGQEDAEIYQQAVARYPGRVRAVFIRDVGDPARTREVDRIARDVEARGVPMRRIETTAEAAEAAAELGLIEARAVERVREAAARERGEVDGSA from the coding sequence GTGCCGAACCCGTTCCTCTCCGCGCTCGTCGCCGCCGAGCGTGCCGTCGACCATTCCGTCTCTCGCATCCGCCGCCGCTTCGGACTCTGGGACGACCTCCACGTCCTCCCGTACCACGGCCTCGGCAGGCCCGACCGCGTCCGCCTGCTCGGCCGCGTCCTCGACGACGAGGAGGTCGACCACGAAGGAGCGCTGACCCGGTGGGAGAGCGTCCGTCTGAACGCCCGCCGGTTCCTCAGCGACGAGGTGCCCCACGCCCGGCTGGCCGTCACCCTCGGCCGCCGGACCGTCGAGGTGACGACGGACGACGACGGGTTCTACGACCTCGACCTCGCCGCCGATCTCCCCGACGGTCCCCTCTGGCGGGAGGCCGTCGTCCGCCTCCTCGAGCCCGCCGAGGCCGACCGCCCTGCGCCCGAGGTGGTCCACCGTTTCCAGGTGCCGCCTCCCGGCGCCCGGTTCGTCCTCGTCTCCGACCTCGACGACACCGTCGTGCGGACCGGCGCCACCGACAAGATCCGGTTCGCGCGCGTGGTGATGCTCAACAACGCCACCACGCGCGAGGTCTTCCCCGGTGTCGGCGCGTGGTACCGGGCGCTGGGGGAGGAGGGCGGCGTGGCGACGAACCCCGTCGTCTACCTGTCGTCGTCGCCGTGGAACCTGTACCGCCAGTTCGTCGGGACGCTGGAGCACCGCGACGTGCCGCCGGGCGCCGTGTACCTCAAGAACTTCGGCGTCGACCCCGGGGTGTTCATCAAGTCCGGCCACCTCGACCACAAGCTCGCCCGGATCCGCGAGGTGCTGAGCTTCTACCCCGACCTTCCCGCCGTCCTCGTTGGCGACAGCGGGCAGGAGGACGCCGAGATCTACCAGCAGGCCGTCGCCCGGTACCCGGGCCGCGTCCGGGCCGTGTTCATCCGGGACGTGGGCGACCCGGCGCGGACGCGGGAGGTCGACCGGATCGCCCGCGACGTTGAGGCCCGCGGCGTCCCGATGCGCAGGATCGAGACCACGGCCGAGGCCGCCGAGGCCGCCGCCGAGCTGGGGCTGATCGAGGCCCGGGCCGTCGAGCGCGTCCGCGAGGCCGCCGCTCGCGAACGGGGCGAGGTCGACGGGAGCGCCTGA
- the gyrA gene encoding DNA gyrase subunit A, protein MPDSASRIIPINIEEEMKSSYIDYSMSVIVSRALPDVRDGLKPVQRRVLYGMQELGLAAGRAHKKSARIVGEVLGKYHPHGDQSVYDALVRMAQDFNVRGPLVDGQGNFGSIDGDSAAAMRYTEARLTRLSEELLRDLDKETVDYTPNFDGSLNEPSVLPAALPNLLLNGASGIAVGMATNIPPHNLGELVDGIVAYIEDPEVELDVLMEHIPAPDFPTGGVIYGVGGVREAYRTGRGRVVMRAKMHEEEIKRRGGDGVGREALVVTEIPYQVNKSTLIEKIAHAVRDKKVDGIADLRDESDRDGMRIVMELRRDAVPEVTKNQLFKYTQLQQTFGMNMIALVGGRPKTLGLKDMIRHYVDHRHEIVVRRTEFELRKAEERAHILEGLTIALDHLDAVISIIRHSADTDAAKVNLMRGVYPQRLSAEQRDRLGLPERSPVEITGEREATGYALSREDFTPQPWLSSAQADAILALRLSRLTGLERDKIAAEYRDILQEVERLQAILASRDLRMQIIADELREVAEKYADPRRTEIDIMGGGDIDLEDLIEDEHVVVTITNQGLIKRTAIDEYRSQNRGGTGHRGTGTRDEDFVEHLFTAGAHDYLLFFTDHGQCYWLRVYNVPEGSRTAKGRSIRNLIQIDAEDRVRAVIALKKEDFRDDDFLENHFVTMATKQGLVKKTALSAFKRPLVTGIIAIDIVDGDQLIEAHLTDGGTEILLGSSEGQAIRFHESDVRSMGRKSRGVRGMKLPDGEQIVGMIAVRRDGAQVLTISQNGFGKRTPVETLKEGGEDGETNSNYTFRLQSRGGKGVLAQKTTAKTGPLVALKSVLDDDQLMIATEAGIMIRMAVSDISTYGRNTQGVRILRLKDHDAIADVARVVIEDEEDVAILATDGDAVPTEAADDAPEADE, encoded by the coding sequence ATCCCCGACAGCGCCTCGCGCATCATCCCGATCAACATCGAGGAGGAGATGAAGTCCTCCTACATCGACTACTCGATGTCGGTGATCGTGAGCCGGGCGCTGCCCGACGTCCGCGATGGGCTCAAGCCGGTCCAGCGGCGCGTGCTCTACGGCATGCAGGAGCTGGGGCTGGCCGCCGGTCGGGCCCACAAGAAGTCGGCGCGCATCGTCGGCGAGGTCCTCGGCAAGTACCACCCGCACGGCGACCAGTCGGTCTACGACGCGCTCGTCCGGATGGCCCAGGACTTCAACGTCCGCGGGCCGCTCGTCGACGGGCAGGGCAACTTCGGCTCGATCGACGGCGACTCGGCGGCGGCCATGCGCTACACCGAGGCCCGCCTGACGCGGCTCTCGGAGGAACTGCTCCGCGACCTCGACAAGGAGACCGTCGACTACACGCCCAACTTCGACGGGTCGCTGAACGAGCCGTCGGTCCTGCCGGCGGCGCTCCCGAACCTCCTCCTGAACGGGGCCTCCGGCATCGCGGTCGGGATGGCGACGAACATCCCGCCGCACAACCTCGGCGAGCTCGTCGACGGGATCGTGGCGTACATCGAGGACCCGGAGGTCGAGCTCGACGTGCTCATGGAGCACATCCCGGCCCCCGACTTCCCGACGGGCGGCGTGATCTACGGCGTCGGCGGCGTGCGCGAGGCGTACCGGACGGGCCGCGGGCGCGTGGTGATGCGCGCCAAGATGCACGAGGAGGAGATCAAGCGCCGCGGCGGCGACGGCGTCGGGCGCGAGGCGCTCGTGGTGACCGAGATCCCGTACCAGGTCAACAAGTCGACACTAATCGAGAAGATCGCCCACGCCGTCCGCGACAAGAAGGTCGACGGCATCGCCGACCTCCGCGACGAGTCGGACCGCGACGGGATGCGGATCGTGATGGAGCTCCGCCGTGACGCGGTCCCGGAGGTCACGAAGAACCAGCTGTTCAAGTACACCCAGCTCCAGCAGACCTTCGGCATGAACATGATCGCCCTGGTGGGCGGTCGGCCGAAGACGCTGGGGCTGAAGGACATGATTCGGCACTACGTCGATCATCGTCACGAGATCGTCGTCCGGCGGACGGAGTTCGAGCTCCGCAAGGCCGAGGAGCGGGCGCACATCCTGGAGGGCCTGACGATCGCGCTCGACCACCTCGACGCGGTCATCTCGATCATCCGCCACTCCGCCGACACCGACGCGGCCAAGGTCAACCTCATGCGGGGCGTCTACCCGCAGCGGCTCTCGGCCGAGCAGCGCGACCGCCTCGGGCTGCCGGAGCGGTCGCCGGTGGAGATCACCGGCGAGCGCGAGGCGACGGGCTACGCGCTCTCGCGGGAGGACTTCACGCCGCAGCCGTGGCTCAGCTCGGCCCAGGCCGACGCCATCCTCGCCCTCCGCCTCAGCCGCCTCACCGGGCTGGAGCGCGACAAGATCGCCGCCGAGTACCGCGACATCCTCCAAGAGGTCGAGCGGCTCCAGGCCATCCTCGCCTCCCGCGACCTCCGCATGCAGATCATCGCGGACGAGCTCCGCGAGGTCGCCGAGAAGTACGCCGACCCGCGACGGACGGAGATCGACATCATGGGCGGCGGGGACATCGACCTCGAGGACCTCATCGAGGACGAGCACGTCGTGGTGACGATCACGAACCAGGGCCTCATCAAGCGGACGGCCATCGACGAGTACCGGTCGCAGAACCGCGGCGGGACCGGGCACCGCGGGACGGGGACGCGCGACGAGGACTTCGTGGAACACCTGTTCACGGCCGGCGCCCACGACTACCTCCTCTTCTTTACCGACCACGGCCAGTGCTACTGGCTCCGGGTCTACAACGTGCCGGAGGGCTCGCGGACGGCGAAGGGCCGCTCGATCCGGAACCTCATCCAGATCGACGCCGAGGACCGCGTCCGCGCCGTCATCGCGCTCAAGAAGGAGGACTTCCGCGACGACGACTTCCTCGAGAACCACTTCGTCACGATGGCGACGAAGCAGGGGCTCGTCAAGAAGACGGCGCTCAGCGCGTTCAAGCGGCCGCTCGTGACCGGCATCATCGCGATCGACATCGTCGACGGCGACCAGCTCATCGAGGCGCACCTCACGGATGGCGGCACGGAGATCCTCCTGGGGTCGTCAGAGGGCCAGGCCATCCGGTTCCACGAGTCGGACGTCCGGTCGATGGGCCGGAAGAGCCGCGGCGTGCGCGGCATGAAGCTCCCCGACGGCGAGCAGATCGTCGGGATGATCGCCGTGCGCCGCGACGGCGCCCAGGTGCTGACGATCTCGCAGAACGGCTTCGGCAAGCGGACGCCGGTCGAGACGCTGAAAGAAGGCGGCGAGGACGGCGAGACGAACTCGAACTACACGTTCCGCCTCCAGAGCCGCGGCGGCAAGGGCGTCCTCGCGCAGAAGACGACGGCGAAGACGGGCCCCCTCGTGGCGCTCAAGAGCGTGCTCGACGACGACCAGCTGATGATCGCGACGGAGGCCGGCATCATGATCCGGATGGCCGTCTCGGACATCTCGACGTACGGCCGCAACACGCAGGGCGTCCGCATCCTCCGGCTCAAGGACCACGACGCGATCGCCGACGTGGCCCGCGTGGTGATCGAGGACGAGGAGGACGTCGCGATCCTCGCGACCGACGGCGACGCGGTCCCCACCGAAGCCGCGGACGACGCGCCCGAGGCGGACGAGTAG
- a CDS encoding response regulator, with protein MDSAPTNGARVRILIVDDHPIVRQGLERLVEREPDLEIVAEAATADEALGVIDSEEVDFVVLDIGLKQGSGLDVIGQIRARRDDLPVLVLSMHQERFYAERVLRNGAQGYVMKQGDPSEIIPAIRRILSGDLYLSPALADELVRRAVEGPEESRPPAEQLSDREAEVVRLIGGGMSTREIAGELNLSVKTIESYRANVKRKLGLRSGAELARFAYDWTSRSMGVTAG; from the coding sequence ATGGATTCCGCCCCGACGAACGGCGCTCGCGTCCGCATCCTCATCGTCGACGATCACCCCATCGTCCGCCAGGGGCTCGAGCGGCTCGTCGAGCGCGAGCCCGACCTCGAGATCGTCGCCGAGGCCGCCACGGCCGACGAGGCGCTGGGGGTGATCGACTCGGAGGAGGTCGACTTCGTCGTGCTCGACATCGGGCTCAAGCAGGGGTCGGGCCTCGACGTGATCGGCCAGATCCGCGCGCGCCGCGACGACCTGCCCGTCCTCGTCCTGTCGATGCACCAGGAGCGGTTCTACGCCGAGCGGGTGCTCCGCAACGGGGCCCAGGGCTACGTCATGAAGCAGGGCGACCCGAGCGAGATCATCCCGGCCATCCGGCGGATCCTGTCCGGGGACCTCTACCTCAGCCCGGCCCTCGCCGACGAACTCGTGCGCCGGGCCGTCGAGGGCCCCGAAGAGAGCCGCCCGCCCGCCGAGCAGTTGTCCGATCGCGAGGCCGAGGTCGTTCGCCTCATCGGTGGCGGGATGTCGACGCGTGAGATCGCGGGGGAGCTCAACCTCTCGGTCAAGACCATCGAGAGCTACCGCGCCAACGTCAAACGGAAGCTGGGGCTCCGGAGCGGCGCCGAGCTGGCCCGCTTCGCCTACGACTGGACGAGCCGGTCGATGGGCGTCACGGCGGGGTAG
- the pyk gene encoding pyruvate kinase has product MPRPTPRRTKIVCTLGPAVASREGVRALIGAGMDVARLNFSHGSHDDHREMMEIVREEAKAAGRVVPILQDLQGPKIRLGKVKDGGVLIHKGAPLVLTSERMDEGTAERCYVSYDALAEEVSEGNRILLDDGHLELVVTRVDGNDVHTEVVVGGPLRSRKGVNLPKLKTARPSLTDKDLADLAFGLDHDVDFIALSFVRSGSDVEDINRRIRAAGKDIPVISKIEKPEAVDDFEAILAATAGVMVARGDLGIEIPMQEVPIVQKQLIRACLEAAKPVITATQMLESMIENPRPTRAEATDVANAVLDGSDAVMLSGETAAGKYPVEAVRIMDEIVRQAEANRRVLGGRQAMEAVSDAAQPVSDAVSYTAVRLADETRAEAICCLTHSGSTARAIASHRPGVPIYAFTDDEAALGRIALTWGVEPIAIGFQEHTDDGVRTVHQQLLERGDYEPGTRIVITAGLPLPAMGLTNMVHVSSLGEDWV; this is encoded by the coding sequence ATGCCCCGGCCCACGCCCCGTCGTACGAAGATCGTCTGCACGCTCGGCCCGGCCGTCGCCTCCCGCGAGGGCGTCCGCGCGCTCATCGGGGCCGGGATGGACGTGGCCCGACTCAACTTCTCGCACGGCTCGCACGACGATCACCGCGAGATGATGGAGATCGTCCGCGAGGAGGCGAAGGCGGCGGGGCGCGTGGTCCCGATCCTCCAGGACCTCCAGGGGCCGAAGATCCGGCTCGGCAAGGTCAAGGACGGCGGCGTGCTCATCCACAAGGGCGCGCCGCTCGTGCTCACGAGCGAGCGGATGGACGAGGGGACCGCCGAGCGGTGCTACGTGAGCTACGACGCGCTCGCCGAGGAGGTCTCCGAGGGCAATCGGATCCTCCTCGACGACGGCCACCTCGAGCTCGTCGTGACCCGCGTCGACGGCAACGACGTCCACACCGAGGTCGTGGTGGGCGGGCCGCTGCGGAGCCGGAAGGGCGTCAACCTGCCGAAGCTCAAGACGGCCCGGCCGTCGCTCACCGACAAAGACCTCGCGGACCTCGCCTTCGGGCTCGACCACGACGTCGACTTTATCGCCCTGTCGTTCGTCCGCTCGGGGTCCGACGTCGAGGACATCAACCGGCGCATCCGGGCCGCTGGCAAGGACATCCCGGTGATCTCGAAGATCGAGAAGCCCGAGGCCGTCGACGACTTCGAGGCGATCCTCGCGGCGACGGCCGGCGTGATGGTGGCCCGCGGCGACCTCGGCATCGAGATCCCGATGCAGGAGGTCCCGATCGTCCAGAAACAGCTCATCCGGGCCTGCCTCGAGGCGGCCAAGCCGGTCATCACGGCGACCCAGATGCTCGAGTCGATGATCGAGAACCCGCGCCCGACGCGGGCCGAGGCGACCGACGTCGCGAACGCCGTGCTCGACGGGTCCGACGCGGTCATGCTCTCGGGCGAGACGGCGGCCGGGAAGTACCCCGTCGAGGCCGTCCGGATCATGGACGAGATCGTTCGTCAGGCTGAGGCCAACCGGCGCGTGCTCGGCGGGCGACAGGCCATGGAGGCGGTCTCCGACGCCGCGCAGCCCGTCTCCGACGCCGTCTCGTACACGGCCGTCCGGCTGGCCGACGAGACCCGCGCGGAGGCCATCTGCTGCCTGACCCACTCGGGCTCGACGGCCCGAGCGATCGCCAGCCACCGGCCCGGCGTCCCGATCTACGCCTTCACCGACGACGAGGCGGCGCTCGGCCGGATCGCCCTGACGTGGGGCGTCGAGCCCATCGCCATCGGGTTCCAGGAGCACACCGACGACGGCGTCCGGACGGTCCACCAGCAGCTCCTCGAGCGGGGCGACTACGAGCCCGGCACGCGGATCGTCATCACGGCCGGGCTCCCGCTGCCGGCCATGGGGCTCACGAACATGGTCCACGTGTCGTCGCTGGGCGAGGACTGGGTGTAG
- a CDS encoding MogA/MoaB family molybdenum cofactor biosynthesis protein, with the protein MSADLHRTLARDTPVACAVVTASDSRTEADDTSGKLLCDGVREAGHTLEFYRIVPDDGEAIRAVLLHLAGRVEAVITTGGTGIGRRDRTIEVADRLIQKPLPGFGELFRMLSYDEIGAAAMLSRATAGLYGPEDGDPETLLFCCPGSTAAVDLALHRLILPDLQHLVWEAVRQPAAKPPPRPQFPVEPAGSGL; encoded by the coding sequence ATGTCCGCCGACCTCCACCGTACGCTCGCCCGCGACACGCCCGTCGCCTGCGCCGTCGTCACCGCCTCCGACTCCCGCACCGAGGCCGACGACACGAGCGGGAAGCTCCTCTGCGACGGGGTCCGCGAGGCCGGCCACACGCTCGAGTTCTACCGGATCGTGCCCGACGACGGCGAGGCCATCCGGGCCGTCCTGCTCCACCTCGCCGGCCGCGTCGAGGCCGTCATCACCACGGGCGGGACCGGCATCGGGCGCCGCGACCGGACCATCGAGGTCGCCGACCGGCTGATCCAGAAGCCCCTGCCCGGCTTCGGCGAGCTGTTCCGGATGCTGTCGTACGACGAGATCGGCGCCGCGGCGATGCTCTCGCGGGCGACGGCTGGGCTCTACGGACCCGAGGACGGCGACCCCGAGACGCTCCTGTTCTGCTGCCCCGGTTCGACGGCCGCCGTCGACCTCGCGCTCCACCGGCTCATCTTGCCCGACCTCCAGCACCTCGTGTGGGAGGCCGTCCGCCAGCCGGCCGCGAAGCCGCCGCCGCGCCCCCAGTTCCCCGTCGAGCCCGCCGGCTCCGGCCTCTAG
- the yidD gene encoding membrane protein insertion efficiency factor YidD, producing MLPTLWRLPRLALVGLVRLYQGAISPWLPASCRYTPTCSEYAVQALREYGAVRGTILAAWRILRCNPWGGHGHDPPRWFGENAGTDGAGPG from the coding sequence GTGCTCCCCACCCTCTGGCGTCTTCCGCGTCTGGCGCTCGTCGGGCTCGTTCGACTGTACCAGGGGGCCATCTCGCCGTGGCTCCCGGCGTCGTGCCGCTACACCCCGACGTGCTCGGAATACGCGGTCCAAGCGCTCCGCGAGTACGGCGCCGTCCGGGGCACGATCCTCGCCGCGTGGCGCATCCTCCGGTGCAACCCGTGGGGCGGCCACGGACACGACCCGCCGCGCTGGTTCGGGGAGAACGCAGGAACGGACGGTGCCGGCCCGGGGTGA